The genomic interval CCGCTGTCTTGGCGGCGCGCTCAAGTTCCGCCTGTTCGCACTCGCTGGAGACATCGAATTCTTTGTTGAATTCGGCCACCTTGGCGGCAATTTCTTTGTCCGTAACCGATTGGCGCAGTTCAAACACTTCGCACATTTCCAGAATCTCGAAGTGGTTGCCGAACACGGCTGATTGCTGGGTAAGGTCGGTGTAGACGTCAAGCATGCCGCAGTAATAGTGTCCAAGAATGCCCACGCGATTCTCGCGCATCCCGGCGGCAGTCTTTGCGGCGTCAACCCAGTCCTGGATTTCCTGCCAAGCTTGTTCCTCGTGGAGATAGCCTGTCACGAGGTGATAATCGACACCCGCGCGTCCGAGAGCGCAGGCCAACTCCGGCGCCGAGCAGGACTGGCAGTGTTCGAGCCAGACGCCCGTCATTTTCCCGCGATCGCCCAGCGCGTTGAATGCCTCGTAGTCGAGTTGGGCCACCGGCTGAAGGTTGAGCATCACCACGGGCGCTTTGGTCTTCTGCACCACCGGCAGGACGGTCGACGAGAGCGCGTAGGTGGAGATGAAAAGGAAGATGATCTCCGCATCTTCACGCTTGAACAATGCCGCCGCGTGGCGAGCCTTTTCGGGGTTGTCGACCATGCCGGCGTCGACCATTTCAACACCCATTTGCGCGATGCGGTCGCGGATTTCTCGATGATATCCGTTTAGGTTATCGAGTAGTCCGTCGAACTGTGCCCAGTAGGTATCCAGCCCGATGGAGAAGATTCCTGCCTTCATAGTTCCCTTTCTGTTTTCCAGTCTCCTGATCTCCAAGAACGCAAAGAAGTCTGGTGGGTTGTGTCCCGATCATTCAAGACACAGGACCGTCTGCGCAAGACGCATCTTGTCTCAGTTCTTCCGTTGCTTATCTCCCGGTCTGCTCGTATAATCCGGTGACGCCGCGCCGTGCGGCGGGTTGAATGGGGAAATCGGTGATTCAATCGGCCAAACAACGCTTATCCGGGTGGGGGCGATGCCCGGTGGAAGAGTGCAACGTCTTTCGCCCCGAGAAGCGGCGCGATATTGACGAGCTGCTCTCGGAAGGGGGGCCCACCGAATACATCGCGCGGGGGCTGGGCCGTAGCTACGGCGACGCGGCGATTAACGGGGGCGGAAGCGTCATTTCGATGGTGCGCCTCAATCGCATGCTGGGCTGGGACGCCGAACGCGGCATTGTCGAGTGCGAAGGCGGCGTCAGCCTCGAGGAACTCATCAACACCTTCCTTCCGCGCGGGTGGTTTCTGCCGGTCACCCCGGGGACCAAGTTCGTGACCGTTGGCGGGGCGATTGCCCACGACGTGCATGGCAAGAATCATCATGGCGAGGGGTCATTCAGCAGGTACGTGTTGGATTTGGAGCTGGTGACGCCGACCGGTGACGTCTTGACTTGTTCTCCGGACCGCAACCCGGACGCATTCTGGGCGACCGTGGGCGGCGCAGGCCTTACCGGACTTATCCTTAGTGCTCGCATACAGTTAATACCGGTGGAGACGGCCTATTGCCGGGTCGATTACCACCGTTGCGAGAACATCGAAACCTTGTTGACGGCCATCCGGGAAACGGACCAGCAGTACAAGTATTCCGTGGCTTGGGTGGACTGCCTCGCGAAGGGGAAAAGCCTTGGGCGGTCGGTACTTATGCTGGGAGAGCATCTTCCGCTGAAGGAATTGCCGCCGTCCATCCGAGGCCCGTTCAAGGTGAAGCGCAAGCTCCAGCCCAACGTGCCCATCGATTTCCCGTCGCTGATGCTCAATCCGATGAGTATCTGGGCCTTCAATACGGTGTTTTACGCGGCGCATCCGTCTGCGCCGGGGAAGATCATCGATTACGACACGTATTTCTATCCCTTGGATGCTATCCATAACTGGAACCGCATTTATGGCAAGCGCGGGTTTACGCAGTACCAGGCGACATTCCCGCTCGACGCGACCGCCGGACTGGTTCACCTTCTGGAGAAGTTGAGCAAGTCGTCGCGCGCGTCCTTCCTGGCGGTGCTCAAACGGATGGGTCCCGCGAGCCGGGGCTTGCTGTCGTATCCATTTGAGGGATATACGCTTACACTGGATATCCCGATGAAAGCCAGCCTCGTTCCGTTCCTGCACGAATGCGACGAGATGGTCATGAAACACGGCGGGCGGCTGTATCTCGCGAAAGACGTGTGCACCAAGCCTGAAGTGTTCGCCGCGATGTACCCCTTGCTCAAGGTCTTCAAAGAGGTCAAAGGGAAGCTCGATCCCGAGGGCAGGCTTTCGTCCGACCAGGCACGGCGTCTGCGCATCGTGGAACCGAGGAAGGCGGACGCGACATGAGCGACGCCAACGGAAAGACGGTGGTTATTCTGGGCGCGACATCGTCTGTTGCGCGGGCATTAGCCGGCGAATTTGCCTTGCGCGGCAGTCCTCTAATTCTGGCCGCGCGCGACGTGGACGATGCTGCCGTGATTGGTGTGGACATCGAGATCCGGTTTGGCGTAACCGTGCAGGCGGTCCGGTTTGATGCCGATCGGGTGGAGAGTC from Candidatus Hydrogenedentota bacterium carries:
- a CDS encoding arabinose isomerase, coding for MKAGIFSIGLDTYWAQFDGLLDNLNGYHREIRDRIAQMGVEMVDAGMVDNPEKARHAAALFKREDAEIIFLFISTYALSSTVLPVVQKTKAPVVMLNLQPVAQLDYEAFNALGDRGKMTGVWLEHCQSCSAPELACALGRAGVDYHLVTGYLHEEQAWQEIQDWVDAAKTAAGMRENRVGILGHYYCGMLDVYTDLTQQSAVFGNHFEILEMCEVFELRQSVTDKEIAAKVAEFNKEFDVSSECEQAELERAAKTA
- a CDS encoding FAD-binding oxidoreductase; translation: MGKSVIQSAKQRLSGWGRCPVEECNVFRPEKRRDIDELLSEGGPTEYIARGLGRSYGDAAINGGGSVISMVRLNRMLGWDAERGIVECEGGVSLEELINTFLPRGWFLPVTPGTKFVTVGGAIAHDVHGKNHHGEGSFSRYVLDLELVTPTGDVLTCSPDRNPDAFWATVGGAGLTGLILSARIQLIPVETAYCRVDYHRCENIETLLTAIRETDQQYKYSVAWVDCLAKGKSLGRSVLMLGEHLPLKELPPSIRGPFKVKRKLQPNVPIDFPSLMLNPMSIWAFNTVFYAAHPSAPGKIIDYDTYFYPLDAIHNWNRIYGKRGFTQYQATFPLDATAGLVHLLEKLSKSSRASFLAVLKRMGPASRGLLSYPFEGYTLTLDIPMKASLVPFLHECDEMVMKHGGRLYLAKDVCTKPEVFAAMYPLLKVFKEVKGKLDPEGRLSSDQARRLRIVEPRKADAT